Proteins encoded by one window of Brevibacterium atlanticum:
- a CDS encoding sodium:proton antiporter produces MVVAWWSIIPFVLLLGCIAVLPLIPATEKIWDRNLVKLIVALILGVPIAVWFLLGGEGGTVAHALLEYFQFIVLVGSLFVASGGIFLVGDIKATPKNNTIFLAVGGVLASFIGTTGAAMLLIRSILNTNQDRTHRTHTVIYTIFIVANCGGLLTPLGDPPLFLGMLRGVPFEWTFGLWPYWLFVNAMLLVSFFALDSKMYAKEPDEALAKDAEYETKLGLRGASGLVFLAIIIIAVAFIPSVDAHAIETGHASLADYVPWRELVMLASAITAFLFGDRGARFNLNKFTWTPILEVGALFIGIFLTMMPALAYLGQVAHKIPLSEVSLFVFTGGLSSVLDNAPTYVTFFEMAAQVPGEPRVAGVAETLLIAVSLGAVMGGAITYIGNGPNFMVKSVADSASVPMPSFGGYVWWSLRRLVPILAAMVLIFMTEGVWLSVAGVLLALFILGQAGRDLRAAKAQSGR; encoded by the coding sequence ATGGTCGTGGCCTGGTGGAGCATCATTCCGTTCGTGCTTCTGCTCGGGTGCATCGCAGTGCTCCCCCTGATCCCGGCCACGGAGAAGATCTGGGATCGCAACCTCGTCAAACTCATCGTCGCCCTCATCCTCGGCGTGCCCATTGCAGTGTGGTTCCTCCTCGGCGGAGAAGGCGGCACCGTCGCTCATGCGCTGCTCGAATACTTCCAGTTCATCGTCCTCGTCGGCAGCCTGTTCGTCGCCTCGGGCGGAATCTTCCTCGTCGGCGACATCAAGGCGACACCGAAGAACAACACGATCTTCCTCGCCGTCGGCGGCGTTCTCGCCTCCTTCATCGGCACCACGGGCGCGGCGATGCTGCTCATCCGCTCGATCCTCAACACGAACCAGGACCGCACCCACCGGACGCACACGGTCATCTACACGATCTTCATCGTCGCCAACTGCGGCGGCCTGCTCACTCCGCTGGGCGATCCGCCGCTGTTCCTCGGGATGCTGCGCGGAGTGCCCTTCGAATGGACGTTCGGGCTGTGGCCGTACTGGCTGTTCGTCAACGCGATGCTGCTCGTCTCCTTCTTCGCTCTCGATTCGAAGATGTACGCGAAGGAACCGGACGAGGCCCTGGCGAAGGACGCCGAATACGAGACGAAGCTCGGCCTGCGCGGAGCCAGCGGCCTCGTGTTCCTCGCGATCATCATCATCGCGGTCGCCTTCATCCCCTCCGTCGACGCCCACGCGATCGAGACCGGACACGCGAGCCTCGCCGACTATGTGCCCTGGCGTGAACTCGTCATGCTCGCCTCCGCGATCACCGCGTTCCTGTTCGGTGACCGGGGCGCCCGCTTCAACCTCAACAAATTCACGTGGACGCCGATCCTCGAGGTCGGGGCGCTCTTCATCGGCATCTTCCTCACGATGATGCCCGCGCTGGCCTATCTCGGCCAGGTCGCCCACAAGATCCCGCTGAGCGAGGTCTCCCTGTTCGTCTTCACCGGCGGGCTCTCCTCCGTTCTCGACAATGCCCCGACCTATGTCACCTTCTTCGAGATGGCCGCCCAGGTTCCCGGCGAGCCGCGGGTCGCCGGAGTCGCCGAGACGCTGCTCATCGCCGTTTCGCTCGGCGCGGTGATGGGAGGCGCGATCACGTACATCGGCAACGGCCCGAACTTCATGGTCAAGTCCGTGGCCGATTCGGCGAGTGTGCCCATGCCGAGCTTCGGCGGCTACGTGTGGTGGTCGCTGCGTCGCCTCGTGCCGATCCTCGCCGCGATGGTGCTCATCTTCATGACCGAGGGCGTGTGGCTGAGCGTGGCCGGCGTGCTCCTCGCACTGTTCATCCTCGGCCAGGCCGGTCGAGACCTGCGCGCGGCGAAGGCCCAGTCCGGGAGATGA
- a CDS encoding DedA family protein produces the protein MNPLNWSLPIAVTWLILFGIILARAGGTFLLGRLARTGIRKIDRVDRLMSGPKYRKAESMIERFGAPVIAVSFVMIGVQTVLNLAAGTTGMSYRRYLPALAVGGAMWATIYSTVGLIGFKALAAGYQAAPGLTIGVAVCFVLAIIGLVIGLKKPSVSAEAADGAEADVAEAEPAPGDRAESARAAETHTDTKTTEA, from the coding sequence ATGAACCCACTGAACTGGTCGTTGCCGATCGCTGTCACCTGGCTCATCCTCTTCGGCATCATCCTCGCCCGCGCCGGAGGAACCTTCCTGCTCGGACGTCTGGCACGCACCGGCATCCGCAAGATCGACCGCGTCGACCGCCTGATGTCCGGACCGAAGTACCGCAAGGCCGAAAGTATGATCGAACGCTTCGGAGCCCCAGTCATCGCGGTGAGCTTCGTCATGATCGGCGTCCAGACGGTGCTCAACCTCGCCGCCGGAACGACGGGAATGAGCTACCGCAGGTACTTACCGGCGCTCGCCGTCGGCGGTGCGATGTGGGCGACGATCTATTCGACCGTCGGCCTCATCGGCTTCAAGGCGCTGGCCGCCGGTTACCAGGCTGCGCCGGGGCTGACCATCGGAGTGGCCGTGTGCTTCGTCCTGGCCATCATCGGACTCGTCATCGGGCTGAAGAAGCCGAGCGTCTCCGCCGAGGCGGCCGATGGGGCCGAGGCTGATGTGGCAGAGGCCGAACCTGCTCCCGGCGACCGTGCGGAATCGGCTCGCGCAGCTGAGACCCATACGGACACGAAGACCACCGAGGCCTGA
- a CDS encoding metal-dependent hydrolase family protein yields MATVLSHATVFDGTRFLPGTRDVVIDSDRVASVTEGGQGSHNAGDDFVDCTGKTIIPGVIDCHVHLTSSGAAATSNFHDPFSLQFYNSVAHMEATLKGGVTTVRDAGGTDLGAKVAVETGVVRGPRLSIAVNIMSQTGGHGDFHLVSGAESPFLSPHPGRPSGVADGLEGVQKTTRELLRAGADHIKICSTGGVLSPRDDPRHSQFTEAEIAVIVAEAAAQGAHVMSHAQGAPGIKNAVRAGVRSIEHGIFLDEEAIDLMLEHGTYLVPTLQAPQAVIKAAEAGAGLPPSVVDKAHRVVQAHRESIARAHEAGVPIALGTDAGVGPHGENLEEISLLAEVGLSTVEALAAGTSVAARVLDDDRVGHLGEGGLADLVVVGGDLRTADVRGIENRVDAVYLDGERV; encoded by the coding sequence ATGGCCACCGTCCTGTCCCACGCCACCGTATTCGACGGCACCCGCTTCCTTCCCGGCACCCGCGACGTCGTCATCGACTCCGACCGGGTCGCCTCTGTGACGGAAGGCGGTCAGGGCTCCCACAACGCCGGCGACGACTTCGTCGACTGCACCGGCAAGACGATCATCCCCGGAGTCATCGACTGTCACGTCCACCTGACGAGCTCCGGGGCGGCCGCCACCTCGAACTTCCACGACCCGTTCTCGCTGCAGTTCTACAATTCGGTCGCCCATATGGAGGCCACGCTCAAGGGCGGAGTGACCACCGTCCGCGATGCAGGCGGCACCGACCTCGGTGCGAAGGTCGCCGTCGAGACCGGCGTCGTGCGCGGCCCGCGCCTGTCGATCGCGGTGAACATCATGTCCCAGACGGGCGGACACGGAGACTTCCACCTCGTCTCCGGCGCCGAATCCCCGTTCCTCTCGCCCCACCCGGGTCGCCCCTCCGGCGTCGCCGACGGACTCGAAGGCGTCCAGAAGACGACCCGCGAGCTGCTGCGGGCCGGCGCCGACCACATCAAGATCTGCTCCACCGGCGGTGTGCTCTCACCCCGGGACGATCCCCGCCACTCCCAGTTCACCGAGGCCGAGATCGCCGTCATCGTCGCCGAGGCGGCCGCCCAAGGTGCCCACGTCATGTCCCACGCCCAGGGCGCACCAGGGATCAAGAACGCTGTCCGTGCCGGAGTCCGTTCGATCGAGCACGGCATCTTCCTCGACGAGGAGGCCATCGACCTCATGCTCGAACACGGCACCTACCTCGTCCCGACCCTGCAGGCCCCGCAGGCGGTCATCAAGGCCGCTGAGGCGGGGGCCGGTCTGCCGCCGTCCGTCGTGGACAAGGCCCACCGTGTGGTCCAGGCTCACCGGGAGTCGATCGCCCGCGCCCATGAAGCGGGGGTGCCCATCGCCCTGGGCACCGATGCCGGGGTGGGCCCGCATGGGGAGAACCTCGAAGAGATCAGCCTGCTCGCCGAGGTGGGGCTCTCAACGGTCGAGGCGCTCGCCGCCGGCACCTCGGTGGCTGCCCGCGTACTCGACGATGATCGGGTGGGCCACCTCGGTGAGGGCGGGCTCGCCGACCTCGTCGTCGTGGGTGGGGACCTGCGCACCGCCGATGTCCGCGGCATCGAGAATCGCGTGGATGCCGTCTACCTCGACGGCGAGCGCGTCTGA
- a CDS encoding Pls/PosA family non-ribosomal peptide synthetase, producing the protein MSVAAPAAAVPDRPGRHVRDYAPQFPAPPRPRGDRTLIDILLETAGDHPDQPALDDGTRVLSYRELVIAIRDLALQLAEAGIGPGDKVGVRVPSGSVDLYLAILATLMLGAAYVPVDVDDPDERARTVFAEAAVTGVITAGSHIESRNDRGPLERAQLRSPTPDDDCWVIFTSGSTGTPKGVAVTHRSAAAFVDAEAALFCRPEPLGPGDRVLAGLSVAFDASCEEMWLAWRSGACLVPAPRALVKSGMDLGPWLSSRQITVVSTVPTLAALWPAESLDNVRLLIFGGEACPPELGRRLNDNDREVWNTYGPTEATVVACAAMLDGSDPVRIGLPLSGWALAVVDADGVPVAEGETGELIIGGVGLARYLDPAKDAEKFAPMPTLGWERAYRSGDLVVNDPEGLVFVGRADEQIKLGGRRIELGEIDAALQALPGVEGAAAAVKTTPAGTDILIGYLALGGLGGAGDGAGPGAGVSTGAGADESDFPGWEARLREELPAALVPRLVLVDELPTKTSGKVDRNALPWPLGDGDESGGTDETFDADTDWVAQQWAAVLGARPGSDTDFFTAGGGSLAAAQLVSRLRTRHPSVTVGDIYAHPRFTALARLCLGEEGSGIGPAGPRRTIGRTSRGMQIFQVLLGIPVHILGGVRWVVLAMLAANLGVGLGADLPFTPWPVVIVLFLLFVTAWGRMLISAGAARLLMVDIRPGAYPRSGWVHKRLWLAEHIADLAAAVSVASAPWVTWYAKLLGNRIGADADLHSVPPVTGFLTLGKGAAVEPEVDLKGWWVDGDLLRIGRIDIRSGATVGARSTLMPGAEVGSGALVEAGSAVTGQVRKNQIYSGSPAVRVGKAKKAWPAPPPRRRLPFLFYAAGSQLNAALPYLAVIPGLALMLGVSGVEVLESPWLLLAWSPVLACLWFVTTALLILVSVRILAIGMEEGEFPVRSARGYRVWATERLLDLARDLLFPLYASMLTPVWLRLLGAKVGPGTEISTVVFVPTMTTIAAGAFLADDTMVASYELGRGWMRAGRAKVGKRAFLGNSGIASQGRRVPKNALVAVLSAAPAKAKKGSSWLGSPPVQLRRAAVESDESLTYSPTIGVKAARGFWETLRITSVIAGGVLITAVVLTIWFLLGLPGGVAAEATGFVASVALALLTSGVVMMAAGAVAAGLAVAAKWILVGRISAGEHPLWSSFIWRNEVADCFVELVAAPWFTRNAVGTPAIVWYLRAMGAQIGHGVWCESYWLPETDLVRLGDNSTINRGCVVQTHLFHDRVMSLDDVELEPGATLGPNSVILPASTLGENATVGATSLVMRGEYVPAHAYFSGNPVIPWVDAPELPTLEHEGRDDADSQRSHA; encoded by the coding sequence ATGTCAGTGGCGGCACCCGCCGCGGCTGTTCCCGATCGACCCGGAAGACACGTGAGAGACTACGCACCGCAGTTCCCAGCACCCCCTCGCCCTCGTGGGGACCGCACCCTCATCGACATCCTCTTGGAGACGGCCGGCGATCATCCCGATCAGCCTGCGCTGGACGACGGCACCCGTGTGCTCAGCTACCGCGAGCTCGTCATCGCCATCCGCGATCTCGCCCTCCAGCTCGCCGAGGCCGGCATCGGTCCCGGTGACAAGGTCGGCGTCCGTGTGCCCTCGGGGTCGGTCGACCTGTACCTGGCGATCCTCGCCACCCTCATGCTCGGCGCCGCGTACGTTCCCGTCGACGTCGACGATCCCGATGAGCGAGCCCGCACCGTGTTCGCCGAGGCGGCCGTGACCGGTGTCATCACCGCCGGGTCACATATCGAATCCCGGAACGACCGCGGGCCCCTGGAGCGAGCGCAGCTGCGTTCTCCCACACCCGACGACGACTGCTGGGTGATCTTCACCTCCGGTTCGACCGGCACTCCGAAGGGTGTGGCCGTGACCCATCGCAGCGCCGCTGCCTTCGTCGACGCCGAGGCGGCTCTGTTCTGCCGGCCTGAACCGCTGGGTCCCGGTGACCGGGTGCTCGCGGGTCTGTCCGTGGCCTTCGACGCCAGCTGCGAGGAGATGTGGCTGGCGTGGCGCAGCGGTGCCTGCCTCGTCCCCGCTCCACGCGCGCTCGTGAAGTCCGGGATGGATCTGGGTCCGTGGCTGTCCTCACGCCAGATCACTGTCGTCTCAACCGTGCCGACCCTGGCCGCACTGTGGCCGGCCGAGAGCCTCGACAACGTCCGCCTGCTCATCTTCGGCGGCGAGGCCTGTCCGCCGGAGCTCGGCCGCAGACTCAATGACAACGACCGCGAGGTGTGGAACACGTACGGGCCCACCGAGGCGACCGTGGTCGCGTGCGCGGCCATGCTCGACGGCTCCGACCCTGTGCGCATCGGTCTGCCGCTGAGCGGTTGGGCTCTGGCCGTCGTCGATGCCGATGGTGTTCCCGTGGCTGAAGGCGAGACCGGTGAGCTCATCATCGGCGGGGTCGGCCTCGCCCGCTATCTCGACCCGGCCAAGGATGCCGAGAAGTTCGCTCCCATGCCCACTCTCGGCTGGGAGCGGGCCTACCGGTCCGGTGACCTCGTGGTCAACGATCCCGAAGGTCTGGTCTTCGTCGGGCGTGCCGATGAGCAGATCAAGCTCGGGGGTCGGCGCATCGAACTCGGCGAGATCGACGCCGCCCTGCAGGCCCTGCCCGGCGTCGAAGGGGCAGCGGCCGCGGTGAAGACGACCCCGGCGGGCACGGACATCCTCATCGGCTACCTCGCCCTTGGTGGCTTGGGCGGTGCCGGTGATGGCGCCGGGCCCGGAGCCGGCGTCAGCACCGGCGCCGGTGCCGACGAATCCGACTTCCCCGGTTGGGAGGCCCGGCTGCGCGAGGAGCTTCCGGCGGCTCTCGTGCCCCGACTCGTCCTCGTCGACGAACTGCCGACGAAGACCTCGGGCAAGGTCGACCGCAATGCGCTGCCCTGGCCCCTCGGCGACGGCGATGAGTCCGGCGGAACCGATGAGACCTTCGATGCGGACACCGACTGGGTCGCACAGCAGTGGGCCGCCGTCCTCGGCGCCCGGCCGGGCAGCGACACGGACTTCTTCACCGCGGGCGGCGGGTCGCTTGCCGCCGCGCAGCTGGTCTCTCGCCTGCGCACCCGCCATCCCAGCGTGACCGTCGGCGACATCTACGCGCATCCGCGCTTCACCGCCCTGGCCAGGCTCTGCCTCGGCGAAGAGGGGTCGGGGATCGGCCCGGCGGGACCCAGACGCACGATCGGACGCACTTCGCGGGGGATGCAGATCTTCCAGGTCCTGCTCGGGATTCCGGTGCACATCCTCGGCGGGGTTCGATGGGTCGTGCTCGCAATGCTCGCGGCCAACCTCGGCGTCGGTCTGGGTGCGGATCTGCCGTTCACCCCGTGGCCGGTCGTCATCGTCCTCTTCCTCCTCTTCGTCACGGCGTGGGGTCGGATGCTCATCTCAGCAGGTGCCGCACGGCTGCTCATGGTCGACATCCGGCCCGGTGCCTATCCGCGGTCGGGGTGGGTGCACAAGCGGCTGTGGCTGGCTGAGCACATCGCCGACCTCGCCGCGGCCGTCTCGGTGGCGAGCGCCCCTTGGGTGACCTGGTACGCGAAGCTGTTGGGCAATCGGATCGGGGCCGACGCCGACCTGCATTCGGTGCCTCCGGTGACCGGGTTCCTCACCCTCGGCAAGGGGGCAGCCGTCGAACCCGAGGTCGACCTCAAGGGCTGGTGGGTCGACGGGGATCTGCTGCGCATCGGCCGCATCGACATCCGCAGCGGTGCCACCGTCGGTGCACGCTCGACGCTCATGCCCGGCGCCGAGGTGGGGTCCGGGGCACTCGTCGAAGCCGGCTCGGCGGTGACCGGGCAGGTGCGGAAGAACCAGATCTATTCGGGATCACCCGCCGTGCGGGTCGGGAAGGCGAAGAAGGCGTGGCCCGCTCCCCCGCCGAGGCGGCGTCTGCCGTTCCTGTTCTATGCCGCAGGCTCGCAGCTCAATGCGGCACTCCCCTATCTGGCGGTGATCCCGGGCCTCGCACTCATGCTCGGCGTCTCCGGGGTCGAGGTGCTCGAGTCACCGTGGCTGCTGCTGGCGTGGTCGCCTGTGCTGGCGTGCCTGTGGTTCGTCACCACGGCGCTGCTCATCCTCGTCTCCGTCCGGATCCTCGCGATCGGGATGGAGGAGGGAGAGTTCCCTGTCCGTTCGGCGCGCGGGTATCGGGTGTGGGCGACGGAGCGGCTGCTCGATCTGGCCCGCGATCTGCTCTTCCCGCTCTATGCCTCGATGCTCACCCCGGTCTGGCTGCGGCTGCTCGGGGCGAAGGTGGGGCCGGGCACGGAGATCTCGACGGTCGTGTTCGTTCCGACGATGACGACGATCGCCGCCGGGGCCTTCCTCGCCGATGACACCATGGTCGCGAGCTACGAGCTCGGGCGCGGGTGGATGCGAGCGGGTCGTGCGAAGGTCGGCAAACGTGCGTTCCTCGGGAATTCGGGCATCGCCTCGCAGGGTCGGAGGGTACCGAAGAACGCTCTGGTGGCGGTGCTCTCGGCGGCTCCGGCGAAAGCGAAGAAGGGCTCGTCGTGGCTCGGGTCTCCCCCGGTGCAGCTGCGTCGTGCCGCCGTCGAATCCGATGAGTCGCTAACCTACTCCCCTACTATCGGGGTGAAGGCGGCGCGCGGGTTCTGGGAGACGCTGCGGATCACCTCGGTGATTGCCGGCGGTGTCCTCATCACGGCGGTCGTGCTCACGATCTGGTTCCTCCTCGGTCTGCCCGGCGGGGTGGCGGCGGAGGCCACGGGCTTTGTCGCTTCGGTCGCTCTCGCCCTGCTCACCTCGGGGGTCGTGATGATGGCCGCGGGTGCGGTGGCGGCGGGTCTGGCCGTGGCCGCGAAGTGGATCCTCGTCGGTCGCATCTCGGCCGGGGAGCATCCGCTGTGGTCGTCGTTCATCTGGCGCAACGAGGTCGCCGACTGCTTCGTCGAGCTGGTAGCCGCCCCGTGGTTCACTCGCAATGCCGTGGGTACTCCCGCGATCGTGTGGTATCTGCGGGCGATGGGGGCGCAGATCGGGCACGGAGTGTGGTGTGAGAGCTATTGGCTGCCGGAGACCGATCTCGTCCGTCTCGGCGACAATTCGACGATCAACCGCGGCTGCGTCGTGCAGACGCACCTGTTCCACGACCGGGTGATGAGCCTCGATGACGTCGAGCTCGAGCCGGGAGCCACGCTGGGGCCCAACAGCGTCATCCTGCCCGCGTCGACGCTGGGCGAGAATGCGACGGTCGGGGCCACCTCGTTGGTCATGCGTGGGGAATACGTTCCGGCGCATGCCTATTTCAGCGGGAATCCTGTCATACCCTGGGTGGATGCCCCAGAACTTCCCACACTCGAGCACGAAGGGCGCGACGATGCTGACTCACAGCGGTCACACGCTTGA
- a CDS encoding M1 family metallopeptidase — MLTHSGHTLDPYTPGVGSADLSIDHYDLDLDYRIGPNRLSGRAVLTGRVLTETKTIVLDLTGLRVSKASVNGTKVRFSARGKKLRLTTPQLTRDQPVRIEISYAGNPQPAIGTWGDIGWEELEDGVLVAGQPVGASTWFPCNDHPSDKAKYRIRVLVESEYTVVSNGALTEKVRKAGRTQWTYESTTPLATYLATVQIGRYRNGTIPVGSGATGGARASGARGVGAAESPVPLGLYAADHWDAALDRLGVQHGMMNLFIDRFGPYPFDVYDVVVTDDELEIPLESQPLSVLGPNHLGTDWEAERLVAHEMAHQWFGNSLTPSRWQDIWLNEGFACYAEWLWSEESGRATAHERAEEWWEDLSAQPQDLLLGDPGGPDMFDDRVYKRGALCLHALRREIGDADFFASLSEWTTKHRHSSVSTEDFIACVSQVTGRDIAEVVRPWLDEFELPDLP; from the coding sequence ATGCTGACTCACAGCGGTCACACGCTTGACCCCTACACGCCCGGAGTCGGCAGCGCCGATCTGAGCATCGACCACTACGACCTCGATCTCGACTACCGGATCGGGCCGAATCGACTCTCGGGCAGGGCGGTACTCACGGGACGGGTGCTGACCGAGACGAAGACGATCGTCCTCGACCTCACGGGACTGCGGGTGAGCAAGGCCAGCGTCAACGGGACGAAGGTCCGGTTCTCCGCCCGAGGGAAGAAGCTGCGGCTGACGACACCGCAGCTGACCAGGGACCAGCCTGTGCGCATCGAGATCAGCTATGCGGGCAATCCGCAGCCGGCGATCGGCACGTGGGGCGACATCGGGTGGGAGGAACTCGAGGACGGGGTGCTCGTGGCCGGTCAGCCGGTCGGAGCGTCGACGTGGTTCCCGTGCAATGATCACCCCTCGGACAAGGCGAAGTACCGCATCAGGGTGCTCGTCGAAAGCGAGTACACGGTCGTGTCCAATGGCGCGCTGACGGAGAAGGTACGCAAGGCCGGGCGCACGCAGTGGACGTATGAGTCGACGACTCCCCTGGCGACGTATCTGGCGACGGTGCAGATCGGCCGGTACCGAAACGGGACGATCCCTGTGGGCTCGGGGGCGACGGGTGGTGCGAGGGCCTCAGGGGCGAGGGGAGTCGGTGCCGCGGAGTCCCCCGTTCCGCTCGGCCTCTACGCCGCTGACCATTGGGATGCGGCGCTGGACCGGCTCGGCGTGCAGCACGGGATGATGAACCTGTTCATCGACCGTTTCGGGCCGTACCCGTTCGACGTCTACGACGTGGTCGTCACCGATGACGAGCTCGAGATTCCCCTCGAATCGCAGCCGTTGTCCGTGCTCGGACCCAATCATCTGGGCACCGACTGGGAAGCTGAGCGCCTCGTCGCCCATGAGATGGCCCACCAGTGGTTCGGCAATTCGCTGACCCCGTCGCGGTGGCAGGACATCTGGCTCAACGAGGGCTTCGCCTGCTATGCCGAGTGGCTGTGGTCGGAGGAGTCGGGCCGGGCGACGGCGCACGAACGGGCAGAGGAATGGTGGGAGGACCTGTCGGCCCAGCCGCAGGACCTCCTGCTCGGCGATCCGGGCGGACCGGACATGTTCGACGATCGCGTGTACAAGCGCGGGGCGCTGTGCCTGCACGCTCTGCGTCGGGAGATCGGCGATGCCGACTTCTTCGCCAGCCTCAGCGAGTGGACGACGAAGCACCGCCATTCCTCGGTGAGCACCGAGGACTTCATCGCCTGCGTCTCGCAGGTGACCGGCCGCGATATCGCCGAGGTGGTCCGGCCCTGGCTCGACGAGTTCGAACTCCCCGACTTGCCGTAG
- a CDS encoding GNAT family N-acetyltransferase produces MNAEPNHGAPEASESNDTPAEVGAGAAESASSLRGRIRPLPADTDDETFLPFLDLCFNWSMDTPRIEIDELRGRSDAAFYYRGWGRDGDIAVAAHAEADPESPIVGLAWVRLADIADVVGRAEERVGGDFAAALGKTGAEVVRSEVVLAGKAGEGQPDDGDAGGQVSDRQSGDGRSDGGISADHESAATLMPAENGAPFTGYGWVAADIPELSIAVLPDHQGQGIGGALVDTVCALARMSGFPAVSLSVADGNGAAKLYTDHGFVSVGRNGDSDVLVRRLV; encoded by the coding sequence ACGCTGAGCCGAATCACGGTGCACCCGAAGCGTCCGAGTCGAACGACACACCCGCCGAGGTGGGGGCGGGGGCCGCGGAATCCGCGTCCTCCCTGCGTGGCCGGATCCGTCCGCTGCCGGCCGATACCGACGACGAGACCTTCCTCCCGTTCCTCGACCTGTGCTTCAACTGGTCGATGGACACACCGCGCATCGAGATCGACGAGCTCCGCGGACGCAGCGACGCCGCCTTCTACTATCGCGGTTGGGGTCGGGACGGCGACATCGCGGTCGCCGCCCACGCCGAAGCCGATCCTGAGTCACCGATCGTCGGGTTGGCCTGGGTGCGGCTGGCTGACATCGCCGACGTCGTGGGCAGGGCCGAGGAGCGCGTCGGCGGGGACTTCGCCGCGGCTTTGGGCAAGACCGGCGCCGAGGTGGTCCGCAGTGAGGTCGTCCTCGCCGGGAAGGCTGGCGAGGGGCAGCCCGATGACGGGGATGCCGGTGGACAGGTTTCTGATCGGCAGTCCGGTGATGGGCGGTCCGACGGCGGGATCTCCGCCGATCACGAATCGGCCGCGACCCTGATGCCGGCCGAGAACGGTGCGCCGTTCACCGGCTATGGATGGGTCGCCGCAGACATCCCCGAACTCTCGATCGCAGTGCTGCCCGATCATCAGGGCCAGGGCATCGGTGGGGCGCTCGTCGACACTGTGTGTGCGCTCGCGCGGATGAGCGGCTTCCCGGCCGTGAGCCTGTCCGTGGCCGATGGGAACGGGGCCGCGAAGCTCTACACCGATCACGGCTTCGTCTCCGTGGGGCGCAACGGGGACTCCGACGTCCTCGTCCGCCGGCTCGTCTGA